From the genome of Halomonas sp. 1513, one region includes:
- a CDS encoding 50S ribosomal protein L19, whose translation MSSKNKVIQAIEAEQMSKEIPAFAPGDTVVVQVKVKEGTRERLQAFEGVVIGKRNRGLNSAFTVRKISHGVGVERTFQTYSPLVAAIDVKRRGDVRQAKLYYLRERSGKSARIKEKLA comes from the coding sequence ATGAGCAGCAAGAACAAGGTGATCCAGGCGATCGAAGCCGAGCAGATGTCCAAGGAAATCCCGGCCTTTGCCCCGGGCGACACCGTGGTCGTCCAGGTCAAGGTCAAGGAAGGCACCCGCGAGCGTCTGCAGGCCTTCGAAGGCGTGGTGATCGGCAAGCGCAACCGCGGCCTCAACTCCGCCTTCACCGTGCGCAAGATCTCCCACGGTGTTGGCGTCGAGCGTACCTTCCAGACCTACAGCCCGCTGGTGGCGGCCATCGACGTCAAGCGTCGCGGTGACGTGCGTCAAGCCAAGCTGTACTACCTCCGCGAGCGCAGCGGCAAGTCCGCACGCATCAAGGAAAAGCTGGCCTAA
- a CDS encoding site-specific tyrosine recombinase XerD: protein MQDSERIDAFLDALWLEQGASEHTLAAYRRDLSAWATCLAEHGESLLAPGSSRIAVWLEARRAAGYQLRSNARLVSSLRRFYRWALGEGLIERDPLAEVRLPRVQPNLPDTLDEEEVERLLAAPDTDTPLGLRDRTMLEVLYAGGLRVSELVGLTVDAVNPRQGVVRVLGKGDKERLVPLGEEALVWVERYLRGGRGALMSDITRPPLFPGRHDRCMTRQTFWHRIKAHARRAGIDKPLSPHTLRHAFATHLLNHGANLRVVQLLLGHSDLSTTQIYTHVAQARLETLHADHHPRG, encoded by the coding sequence ATGCAGGATAGCGAGCGGATCGATGCGTTTCTCGACGCGCTGTGGCTGGAGCAGGGCGCCAGTGAGCACACCCTGGCCGCCTATCGGCGCGACCTCAGCGCCTGGGCGACGTGCCTCGCCGAACACGGCGAGTCGCTGCTGGCGCCGGGCAGTAGCCGCATCGCGGTGTGGCTCGAGGCACGCCGCGCCGCCGGCTACCAGCTGCGCAGCAACGCCCGGCTGGTGTCGAGCCTGCGGCGCTTCTACCGCTGGGCGCTGGGCGAGGGCCTGATCGAGCGCGATCCGCTGGCCGAGGTGCGGCTGCCGCGGGTGCAGCCCAATCTGCCCGATACGCTCGACGAGGAGGAGGTGGAGCGGCTGCTGGCGGCGCCGGACACCGATACCCCGCTGGGGCTGCGCGACCGCACCATGCTCGAGGTCCTCTATGCCGGCGGCCTGCGTGTCTCGGAGCTGGTCGGGCTGACGGTGGATGCCGTCAACCCGCGCCAGGGCGTGGTGCGCGTGCTGGGCAAGGGCGACAAGGAGCGGCTGGTACCGCTCGGCGAGGAGGCGCTAGTGTGGGTCGAGCGCTACCTGCGCGGCGGGCGCGGTGCGCTGATGAGCGATATCACCCGGCCGCCGCTGTTTCCCGGCCGCCACGACCGCTGCATGACCCGCCAGACCTTCTGGCACCGCATCAAGGCCCATGCGCGTCGCGCCGGTATCGACAAGCCGCTGTCGCCGCACACGCTGCGCCATGCGTTTGCCACGCACCTGTTGAATCATGGTGCCAATTTGCGTGTCGTACAGCTGCTGCTGGGTCACAGCGACCTGTCGACGACCCAGATTTATACGCACGTTGCCCAGGCTCGCCTGGAAACACTGCACGCCGATCACCATCCTCGAGGTTGA